In a genomic window of SAR116 cluster alpha proteobacterium HIMB100:
- a CDS encoding glutathione S-transferase (PFAM: Glutathione S-transferase, N-terminal domain; Glutathione S-transferase, C-terminal domain), with protein MIELYYWPTPNGHKISIALEEMGLAYTVKPVNIGAGDQFKPEFLAFSPNNRMPAIIDHDGPDGKKITVFETGAILLYLAQKTGLLMPTAERERVAVYEWLMWQMGGFGPMLGQAHHFNYYAPEKIDYAMNRYSAEANRLYGVLDRRLAQTEYVAGDSYTIADIAILPWTRTYQRQNVTIEDYPHVAAWRKKLGQREAVVAGMKVGAEWREDLKSLSADEFAKLFGTT; from the coding sequence ATGATCGAACTTTATTACTGGCCGACACCTAACGGTCATAAAATCTCTATCGCGCTTGAAGAAATGGGGCTGGCCTATACGGTTAAGCCTGTGAATATTGGCGCAGGTGACCAGTTTAAGCCTGAATTTTTGGCCTTTTCTCCGAATAACCGAATGCCGGCGATTATTGACCATGATGGCCCTGATGGTAAGAAAATCACCGTGTTTGAAACGGGCGCCATTTTGTTATATCTCGCTCAGAAAACCGGTCTTTTAATGCCAACGGCTGAGCGAGAGCGTGTTGCTGTATATGAGTGGCTGATGTGGCAGATGGGAGGCTTTGGGCCGATGCTGGGCCAGGCACATCATTTCAATTATTACGCGCCAGAAAAAATTGACTATGCAATGAACCGTTATTCTGCTGAAGCCAACAGATTATATGGTGTTTTGGATAGGCGTTTGGCGCAAACAGAATATGTTGCTGGCGACAGCTACACAATTGCTGACATTGCGATTTTACCATGGACCCGGACCTACCAGCGCCAGAACGTAACGATTGAAGACTATCCGCATGTCGCCGCTTGGCGCAAAAAACTGGGCCAACGTGAGGCGGTTGTTGCCGGAATGAAAGTTGGCGCAGAATGGCGAGAGGATCTTAAAAGCCTTAGCGCTGATGAATTTGCCAAACTCTTCGGCACGACATAA